One genomic window of Armigeres subalbatus isolate Guangzhou_Male unplaced genomic scaffold, GZ_Asu_2 Contig561, whole genome shotgun sequence includes the following:
- the LOC134204383 gene encoding glutamate receptor ionotropic, kainate 2-like, whose amino-acid sequence MEQLANELKGRMLKVTTLEDWPLSYTERQNGTLVGRGVAFELLEFLMEKFKFNYTLVMPEHNIVGSTNDMQGSIIELLATEKADIAVAFLPILADARQHVLYSAGLDEGEWMMIMVRPMESASGSGLLAPFNRDVWILILVSLLAVGPIIYGMLIVRYKMTKDKEQILYTLPHCVWFVYGALMKQGSTLSPTGDSTRILFASWWIFITILTSFYTANLTAFLTLSKFTLPINNAEDVRKKEKQFVTIRGNAIEYAIKNSDEALNSLSFLVDKHLVEFTTNLNDSDILMTTVTKKNYVYVRDRPAIEHLVYKDYLVRRKVNPINERSHCPFATATTPFLTRVRAFAYPNNTRWNTLFDPQLLNMVEGGLVKFKLLENLPKAEICPQNLGGTERQLKNRDLVMTYLVMLTGFATAVAVFVSEMFFRILNERKLSKELFGAKRNHRSTDGVTYVNAKSMGYGDSPPPPYAEIFSRHTSGGTMFGSSIDSDSGSRKMINGRDYMVVKERNGIGSQLIPIRAPSAAIFQYTYTN is encoded by the exons GACTGGCCACTCAGCTACACCGAGCGCCAGAATGGGACTCTGGTTGGACGTGGCGTAGCCTTCGAGCTGCTCGAGTTCCTCATGGAAAAGTTCAAATTCAATTACACCTTGGTCATGCCGGAACATAACATTGTTGGATCGACCAACGACATGCAGGGAAGCATAATCGAGCTCTTGGCCACCGAGAAAGCCGACATCGCTGTGGCCTTTCTGCCCATTCTAGCCGACGCCCGGCAGCACGTTCTCTACTCGGCCGGTCTGGACGAAGGCGAGTGGATGATGATTATGGTTCGGCCAATGGAATCGGCTAGTGGGTCAGGTTTGCTTGCTCCCTTCAACAGGGATGTATGGATTCTGATCCTGGTGTCGCTGTTGGCCGTTGGCCCGATCATCTACGGAATGCTCATTGTGCGCTACAAAATGACCAAAGACAAGGAGCAGATTTTGTACACGTTGCCCCATTGCGTTTGGTTTGTCTACGGTGCTCTCATGAAGCAGGGAAGTACACTGTCACCAACGGGAG ATTCAACGCGAATCCTTTTTGCCAGCTGGTGGATCTTCATAACCATCCTCACCTCATTCTACACGGCCAACTTAACTGCTTTCCTAACATTGTCCAAGTTCACGCTGCCCATCAACAATGCCGAAGACGTaaggaaaaaagagaaacaattTGTCACCATCCGTGGCAACGCCATCGAGTACGCTATCAAAAAC AGCGATGAGGCCCTCAACTCGTTGAGCTTTTTGGTTGACAAACATTTGGTGGAATTCACCACCAACCTGAACGACAGTGACATCCTAATGACTACGGTGACCAAGAAAAACTACGTCTACGTCCGTGACCGGCCGGCCATCGAACATCTGGTGTACAAGGACTACCTGGTCCGTCGCAAGGTCAATCCCATCAACGAGCGCAGCCATTGTCCGTTCGCCACGGCTACGACGCCTTTCCTGACGCGGGTTCGCGCCTTCGCCTATCCGAACAACACACGCTGGAACACCCTGTTCGATCCGCA ATTACTAAACATGGTCGAAGGAGGATTGGTTAAATTTAAACTTCTGGAAAATCTGCCGAAGGCTGAAATCTGTCCACAGAATTTGGGTGGCACAGAACGTCAGCTGAAAAACCGCGACTTGGTCATGACGTATTTGGTGATGTTGACTGGTTTTGCCACAGCGGTTGCCGTATTCGTTTCGGAG ATGTTCTTCCGCATCCTGAACGAGCGCAAGCTGAGCAAAGAGCTGTTCGGGGCCAAACGAAATCATCGCTCCACCGACGGGGTCACCTACGTGAACGCAAAATCGATGGGCTATGGCGATTCGCCGCCACCGCCGTACGCGGAAATCTTCAGCCGCCACACCAGCGGTGGCACCATGTTCGGGAGCAGCATCGACAGCGACAGCGGCTCCCGCAAGATGATCAACGGCAGGGACTACATGGTCGTCAAGGAGAGGAACGGCATCGGCTCGCAGCTGATTCCCATCCGGGCACCGTCGGCGGCGATTTTTCAGTACACGTACACAAATTAG